The following coding sequences lie in one Aspergillus puulaauensis MK2 DNA, chromosome 3, nearly complete sequence genomic window:
- the sC gene encoding sulfate adenylyltransferase (COG:P;~EggNog:ENOG410PFXE;~InterPro:IPR027417,IPR002891,IPR024951,IPR002650, IPR015947,IPR014729,IPR027535,IPR025980;~PFAM:PF01583,PF14306,PF01747;~go_function: GO:0004020 - adenylylsulfate kinase activity [Evidence IEA];~go_function: GO:0004781 - sulfate adenylyltransferase (ATP) activity [Evidence IEA];~go_function: GO:0005524 - ATP binding [Evidence IEA];~go_process: GO:0000096 - sulfur amino acid metabolic process [Evidence IEA];~go_process: GO:0000103 - sulfate assimilation [Evidence IEA]) — protein MANSPHGGVLKDLVARDAPRHDQLEAEAATLPSITLSERQLCDLELIMNGGFSPLEGFLNQKDYDGVVAESRLADGNLFSMPITLDSSKEAIDQAGLKAGSRVTLRDPRDDRNLAILTIDDIYQPDKAKEAKLVFGGDPEHPAVKYLNTKVEDYYIGGKLEAVNKLNHYDYVGLRYTPAELRIHFDKLGWTRVVAFQTRNPMHRAHRELTVRAARARQANVLIHPVVGLTKPGDIDHFTRVRAYQALLPRYPNGMAVLGLLPLAMRMGGPREAIWHAIIRKNHGATHFIVGRDHAGPGKNSKGEEFYGPYDAQHAVEKYRAELGIEVVEFQQVTYLPDTDEYMPRDEVPAGTKTLDISGTELRNRLRTGAHIPEWFSYPEVVKILRESSPPRALQGFTIFLTGYMNSGKDAIARALQVTLNQQGGRSVTLLLGDTVRHELSSELGFSAEDRHTNIQRIAFVAGELTRAGAAVIAAPIAPYEHSRKAARDAVQGTGGSFFLVHVNTPIEYCESTDKRGIYEKARRGEIKGFTGVDDPYETPNNADLVVDVSKQSVRSIVHEIVLVLESEGYFERL, from the exons ATGGCCAACTCTCCCCACGGTGGTGTCCTGAAGGACCTCGTCGCCCGCGATGCTCCCCGCCACGACCAGctcgaggccgaggccgcaACCCTCCCCTCCATTACCCTCTCCGAGCGCCAGCTGTGCGATCTCGAATTGATCATGAATGGTGGCTTCAGTCCTCTTGAGG GTTTCTTGAACCAAAAGGACTACGATGG TGTCGTCGCTGAATCTCGTCTCGCCGATGGCAACCTTTTTTCTATGCCCATCACTCTCGATTCTTCCAAGGAAGCAATTGACCAGGCAGGACTCAAGGCTGGATCTCGTGTCACCCTGCGCGACCCTCGTGACGACCGTAATCTCGCCATTCTCACAATTGACGACATCTACCAGCCCGATAA GGCGAAGGAAGCCAAGCTCGTCTTTGGTGGTGACCCAGAGCACCCCGCTGTCAAGTACCTGAACACCAAGGTTGAGGACTACTACATCGGTGGAAAGCTTGAGGCGGTCAACAAGCTGAACCACTACGACTATGTCGGCCTCCGCT ACACTCCCGCGGAACTGCGTATCCACTTTGACAAGCTCGGCTGGACCCGAGTTGTCGCTTTCCAGACTAG AAACCCTATGCACAGAGCCCACCGTGAATTGACCGTCCGTGCCGCTCGCGCCCGTCAGGCCAATGTTCTCATTCACCCCGTTGTTGGTCTCACCAAGCCCGGTGACATTGACCACTTTACCCGTGTCCGCGCCTACcaggctcttcttccccgctACCCCAACGGCATGGCCGTCCTAGGTCTCCTTCCCCTCGCTATGCGTATGGGTGGTCCCCGTGAGGCTATCTGGCACGCTATCATCCGTAAGAATCACGGTGCCACCCACTTCATTGTTGGTCGTGACCACGCCGGTCCTGGTAAGAACTCCAAGGGTGAGGAGTTCTACGGCCCTTACGATGCCCAGCACGCCGTTGAGAAGTATCGCGCCGAGCTTGGtatcgaagtcgtcgagTTCCAGCAAGTCACCTATCTCCCCGACACCGATGAGTACATGCCCCGCGACGAGGTCCCCGCTGGTACCAAGACCCTCGACATCTCCGGAACTGAGCTCCGCAACCGTCTCCGCACCGGTGCCCACATCCCGGAGTGGTTCTCTTACCCCGAGGTTGTCAAGATTCTGCGCGAATCTAGCCCTCCCCGTGCCCTTCAGGGTTTCACCATTTTCCTTACTGGTTACATGAACTCCGGAAAGGATGCCATCGCTCGTGCTCTCCAGGTCACTCTCAACCAGCAGGGTGGACGCTCCGtcactcttctccttggtgaCACCGTCCGTCACGAGCTCTCCTCTGAGCTTGGCTTCAGCGCCGAGGACCGCCACACCAACATCCAGCGCATCGCATTCGTTGCCGGTGAGCTGACCCGCGCTGGTGCCGCCGTCATCGCCGCCCCCATTGCTCCCTACGAGCACTCCCGAAAGGCCGCTCGTGATGCCGTCCAGGGCACTGGcggctctttcttcctcgtccacgtCAACACCCCCATCGAGTACTGCGAGTCGACCGACAAGCGCGGTATCTACGAGAAGGCCCGCCGCGGAGAGATCAAGGGATTCACCGGTGTCGATGATCCCTATGAGACTCCCAACAACGCCGACCTTGTTGTCGACGTCTCCAAGCAGAGCGTTCGCTCCATTGTGCACGAGATTGTCCTCGTGCTCGAGAGTGAAGGTTACTTCGAGCGTCTGTAG
- a CDS encoding uncharacterized protein (COG:S;~EggNog:ENOG410PI2K;~TransMembrane:1 (i96-113o)) has protein sequence MLRQYTRMPRVSGAAASSLRPHLAPSGGRRSCRRPFTQKPPLLILSPQRGRPQLSFLSPSPISRALPPLSIHLQQHFARLVSTESRGHLKQRMSRVLRLSLSLGAILVFYEMIKIGVYQEELEHRWPTPPEWTWKSRWCLRSAEAWQHPEEIGRLMSDWPMVAGFCRELIMRLEDPEGEGKGLVELEEGGILIEGIGKTGFDISAKSEPWRRGYFQALLGAAKAAENLEGWLTDRKQRISASAEYFVGPSNPRPKPVPAGSKTPREEDAEPASPSPEVFYMKILTTRGFDTRQKLDAALSYADWLDYKGLQDTAADMYTWAMDIAASGSPVDAEKVVDLKTGVVKDGNQAAPSENILRVSTALAVHHARHGNLPTSLSIFTSVLKARRAALPPPPGTVLPTPPYVRKPTSDPFTSFFNTLKTIFITAEFPPAPLSGNDPPFKTATSPCDEAGLMTYIGEIIYASSSKEKGLAWTRDAVDLAETTFPETDTSNPNNRCAECLRVSLGNWKTMVSQLLENAKKDEEESVEKAQSGSSWFRGPSKKQIEAKTNERNRWEAEQFILDGRIRKLQPITEMESALSGIVPGVGLFV, from the coding sequence ATGCTGCGACAATATACTCGTATGCCTCGGGTATCAGGGGCGGCAGCCTCATCACTGCGCCCGCATCTTGCCCCCAGCGGCGGCCGCCGGTCATGTCGCCGTCCTTTCACTCAAAAACCACCCCTTCTGATTCTCTCCCCGCAACGAGGCCGACCTCAACTGTCTTTCCTTTCTCCGTCACCTATCagtcgagctcttcctccactATCTATCCATCTTCAACAGCACTTTGCAAGACTCGTATCCACCGAAAGCCGCGGCCACTTGAAACAACGCATGTCCCGTGTGCTGCGACTTAGCTTGTCACTCGGCGCCATTCTTGTCTTTTACGAGATGATTAAAATAGGGGTGTACCAGGAGGAACTAGAGCACAGATGGCCAACGCCGCCGGAATGGACATGGAAAAGTCGCTGGTGCCTGCGGTCCGCTGAGGCGTGGCAGCACCCTGAGGAGATTGGAAGGTTGATGAGCGATTGGCCGATGGTCGCAGGTTTCTGCCGGGAGTTGATAATGCGGTtggaagatccagaaggtGAAGGGAAAGGGCTTGTCGAGCTAGAGGAAGGTGGAATTCTTATCGAGGGTATCGGAAAGACTGGATTCGATATATCAGCCAAGAGTGAGCCGTGGAGACGGGGTTACTTCCAAGCTCTTTTGGGCGCTGCGAAGGCCGCAGAAAACCTCGAAGGCTGGCTGACAGACCGAAAGCAACGCATCTCAGCATCAGCAGAGTACTTCGTTGGTCCTTCAAACCCCCGTCCCAAGCCTGTGCCAGCTGGCTCGAAGACACCCCGTGAGGAGGACGCTGAGCCGGCCTCGCCAAGTCCGGAGGTGTTCTACATGAAGATTCTGACTACTCGTGGCTTTGACACGAGACAGAAACTCGATGCTGCTCTATCGTATGCAGATTGGCTAGATTACAAGGGGCTTCAAGACACCGCGGCTGATATGTATACCTGGGCGATGGACATTGCTGCGTCCGGCTCCCCAGTCGATGCCGAGAAAGTGGTAGATCTGAAAACTGGTGTCGTCAAAGATGGCAACCAAGCTGCGCCTTCGGAAAACATCCTCCGGGTATCTACCGCTCTCGCAGTCCACCACGCCCGACACGGAAACCTACCAACATCCCTATCCATTTTCACCTCCGTCCTGAAAGCCCGTCGTGCCGCCTTGCCACCTCCCCCAGGCACCGTGCTTCCTACTCCTCCATATGTACGAAAACCAACAAGCGATCCCTTCACTTCTTTCTTCAACACCCTCAAAACCATATTCATTACCGCTGAATTCCCGCCGGCCCCGTTGTCTGGAAACGACCCTCCTTTCAAAACAGCAACATCTCCCTGCGATGAAGCGGGCCTAATGACATACATCGGCGAAATCATTTACGCCTCGTCCTCCAAAGAAAAAGGTCTAGCATGGACCCGCGACGCAGTCGACCTCGCCGAAACCACTTTCCCTGAAACCGACACAAGCAATCCAAACAACCGCTGCGCCGAATGCCTCCGCGTCAGTCTAGGAAATTGGAAGACAATGGTCTCACAACTTCTCGAAAATGCCAagaaagacgaagaagaatcCGTTGAAAAGGCCCAGAGCGGATCCTCTTGGTTCCGTGGCCCCTCGAAGAAACAAATCGAGGCAAAGACGAATGAGAGGAATAGATGGGAAGCTGAGCAGTTTATCTTAGACGGCCGGATCAGAAAACTGCAGCCGATTACTGAGATGGAGTCTGCCTTGAGTGGTATTGTACCGGGTGTTGGGTTGTTTGTATAG
- a CDS encoding uncharacterized protein (COG:S;~EggNog:ENOG410PNCU;~InterPro:IPR000742;~TransMembrane:1 (o512-538i)): MDSTSKYGWSGPRAADTKGSVRRAREMLEVGRRPKVRAPQDNSTVPPQPRPRVVPQPNAWPLLGENESKRANMADPQGRLSSMVDSQGRLFVSRGTPPPRPVRPDLPSPSVYSERSVSEVAPSPLHPQQRRTPSFSQPFVSQQNIHPALRESVPVTNEDMSRKSATSSTGSIPFITDFPPPLPPQNKTSHLAPPNPMRSGMDRRSSVSPIPEELPDSPTILNKPYGPKRVTASSWNSEQRESDILGAYMDGDSDSAQGSPEHGEVTLVRQASLGKRGKPSLRTISKPNLEAPQLAGRNNQTGTQPEQTNYANLKEIVVGLDTRDSFGSDASKESGIDPEKPPIVMGEDMSTPHSYDGNMRSLGTGPLPQRAPTLSEMRPGARRPPRLNMSAVRDAEARGSLTSLSDLIKRATRLATNLEHGRTASRNDLLNVGGGSRNPFGDPNRRSGSIKDILASFPNPAATPEGHRSSWPIFWRRSTLHQLSSQERGQEPNRDQEKGSPQQRRRCCGMPLWAFITLCIILLIIIAAAVLIPIFLVVVPRHNQSSDSCEKTAPCSNGGVSVSSGDTCSCVCVNGYTGSGCTTAGDASCVTTGITQNSTSRNATVGDDVPRLFQVSKDNFSIPLDPVTIVALFSQNNVSCTTENALVSFTGLSSTDNTRRSISSDPVNRDPMSQGNEDPEASTVSDVPTATIPVRREVATKHGIVFEDSHSEDDGDVDISPKMTEPTPTTTTKTTPTSTTPTFSTEVLDFSRVAVLYIFQKTGTLDAAMSSAESLQTHLEHSSSNSTGGSFMLDLESSGVKGNITLNFDDFTITDFDGDTVGGD; this comes from the exons ATGGATTCAACTTCAAAATACGGCTGGTCCGGCCCTAGGGCCGCGGACACCAAGGGATCTGTTCGCCGGGCAAGGGAAATGCTAGAAGTTGGTAGACGCCCTAAAGTCCGAGCCCCTCAGGACAATTCAACAGTGCCACCTCAACCTAGACCGCGTGTCGTCCCTCAACCAAACGCATGGCCTTTGCTGGGTGAGAATGAAAGCAAGCGGGCCAATATGGCTGATCCGCAGGGCCGTTTGTCTAGTATGGTTGATTCACAAGGAAGGCTTTTCGTGTCCAGAGGAACTCCACCTCCACGCCCAGTTCGACCTGATCTCCCATCCCCTTCAGTGTATTCGGAGAGGAGCGTTTCAGAAGTCGCTCCTAGCCCTTTACACCCGCAACAACGCCGTACGCCTTCATTTTCTCAGCCATTTGTCAGTCAACAAAACATCCACCCTGCACTACGAGAATCCGTACCTGTTACAAACGAAGACATGTCTAGGAAGTCTGCTACATCATCCACGGGTTCTATTCCATTTATAACGGACTTCCCCCCGCCGCTTCCTCCGCAGAACAAAACGAGCCATCTCGCCCCACCGAATCCGATGCGTTCAGGAATGGATCGCAGGTCCTCCGTCTCACCAATACCCGAAGAGTTGCCCGATAGCCCAACCATACTGAACAAGCCGTATGGGCCTAAAAGAGTCACGGCATCCAGTTGGAATTCCGAACAGCGGGAATCAGATATCTTGGGAGCATACATGGATGGCGATTCCGATAGTGCACAGGGCTCACCTGAACATGGCGAAGTGACTTTAGTTCGACAAGCTAGCCTCGGGAAACGAGGCAAGCCATCCTTGCGCACAATCAGTAAACCGAACCTTGAGGCTCCTCAGCTAGCTGGAAGGAATAACCAAACTGGAACACAGCCAGAACAGACAAATTATGCCAACCTGAAAGAAATTGTAGTTGGCTTGGATACGCGCGACTCTTTTGGTTCAGATGCATCTAAGGAGTCGGGTATTGATCCAGAAAAACCACCAATCGTGATGGGAGAGGATATGAGTACACCCCATTCGTATGATGGCAACATGAGATCTCTTGGAACCGGGCCGTTGCCTCAAAGGGCTCCAACATTGAGTGAGATGAGGCCAGGAGCGCGCCGACCGCCTCGCTTGAATATGAGCGCAGTTAGGGATGCCGAAGCTCGTGGTAGTCTGACGAGTCTGTCTGATTTGATAAAGCGTGCAACGAGACTCGCAACCAATCTCGAACATGGACGGACAGCAAGCAGAAATGACCTTTTGAATGTTGGGGGAGGCTCTAGAAATCCATTCG GTGATCCGAATCGTCGGTCAGGCTCTATAAAGGATATCTTAGCCTCATTTCCAAATCCCGCTGCCACACCAGAAGGTCACCGCTCATCTTGGCCGATTTTCTGGAGGAGATCCACACTTCACCAACTAAGCTCTCAGGAGCGGGGACAAGAACCGAACCGCGACCAGGAGAAAGGAAGCCCTCAGCAGCGGCGTCGGTGTTGCGGAATGCCTCTGTGGGCTTTCATTACTCTCTGCATTATTCTTCTCATTATTATTGCGGCCGCCGTTTTGATACCTATCTTCCTAGTTGTGGTTCCACGACATAACCAAAGTAGTGATAGCTGTGAGAAGACTGCACCGTGCTCGAATGGCGGTGTCAGCGTGTCAAGCGGCGATACCTGTTCCTGTGTTTGCGTCAATGGATATACGGGCTCTGGCTGTACGACTGCTGGGGATGCAAGCTGTGTCACTACCGGAATCACTCAGAACTCGACGTCGAGGAATGCCACCGTTGGGGATGATGTTCCACGGCTCTTCCAAGTCTCGAAAGACAATTTCAGTATCCCACTAGATCCTGTCACCATTGTGGCTCTCTTCAGCCAGAACAATGTTTCTTGCACAACAGAGAATGCGCTTGTGTCATTTACAGGGCTATCATCAACTGACAACACACGCCGTTCCATTTCTTCTGATCCAGTTAACAGGGATCCAATGTCACAAGGCAATGAAGACCCCGAGGCCTCTACTGTCTCGGACGTTCCGACTGCGACGATTCCCGTTCGAAGAGAGGTTGCAACGAAGCATGGCATTGTCTTTGAGGACAGTCATTCTGAGGATGACGGTGATGTTGATATAAGTCCTAAAATGACGGAGCCTACCCCTACTACAACAACCAAGACAACGCCGACTTCGACAACACCCACATTCTCTACCGAGGTCCTCGATTTCTCTCGGGTCGCTGTTCTGTACATCTTCCAGAAAACTGGCACCCTCGATGCCGCAATGTCATCTGCGGAGTCTCTCCAGACACATCTGGAACATTCCTCTTCAAATTCGACCGGCGGGAGCTTCATGCTTGATCTCGAATCTTCAGGTGTAAAGGGCAACATTACTCTGAACTTTGACGACTTCACCATCACAGACTTCGATGGCGATACTGTTGGTGGCGACTAA
- a CDS encoding uncharacterized protein (COG:S;~EggNog:ENOG410PS2Q;~InterPro:IPR040357;~go_process: GO:0070072 - vacuolar proton-transporting V-type ATPase complex assembly [Evidence IEA]) produces the protein MTQLPTPPVSRQTSEIPDGELKQPHIDDTQPDPSTSLDALLERYLHLLDKHQRLQSELSSELSSGFLSLAHANYTCSPGRRYGVDYYDERMKASRKVILQPHSSTIQTTDNTGLDGPPPARTPSAQTFTVRFATSSDDEQAETGDQPALPEPNERSVAQEPLNEERGDDHGEPTASFQASSKSPKSEPASDTKRKSAKRKPHTSDPIQWYGILVPPSLRSAQKSFTKAVESSLPELASVMVEMQSAEKEISRLRGELGR, from the exons ATGACACAGCTCCCCACACCTCCTGTGTCCCGCCAGACCTCGGAGATTCCAGATGGCGAGCTCAAACAGCCTCACATAGACGACACCCAACCGGATCCCTCAACATCCCTCGATGCGCTTCTTGAAagatatctccatctcctcgataAACATCAGAGATTGCAAAGTGAGCTATCATCGGAGCTCTCTTCG GGGTTTCTTTCTCTGGCGCATGCGAACTATACCTGCTCCCCAGGTCGACGATATGGCGTTGATTACTATGATGAACGGATGAAGGCTTCAAGGAAAGT GATATTACAACCGCATTCGTCCACGATCCAAACAACTGATAACACTGGACTGGATggtccaccgccagctcgcACACCTTCCGCGCAGACATTTACGGTTCGGTTCGCCACGAGCAGTGACGACGAGCAGGCCGAAACAGGTGACCAGCCTGCGCTGCCAGAGCCAAACGAGAGAAGTGTGGCACAGGAACCTTTGAACGAGGAGCGAGGCGACGACCACGGGGAACCTACTGCATCTTTTCAGGCCTCATCCAAGTCCCCCAAGTCGGAGCCCGCATCAGATACGAAGCGCAAGTCCGCGAAACGAAAACCACATACTTCAGACCCGATACAGTGGTATGGAATACTTGTTCCGCCTTCTCTTCGCAGCGCTCAGAAATCTTTCACTAAGGCGGTTGAAAGTAGCTTGCCTGAGTTAGCGAGTGTCATGGTCGAGATGCAGAGTGCAGAGAAGGAGATCTCTAGGCTGCGGGGGGAATTAGGACGATAA
- a CDS encoding LYR motif-containing protein (COG:A;~EggNog:ENOG410PPKQ;~InterPro:IPR008011;~PFAM:PF05347), translated as MSVSAVSRDTAFQARSLFRSLLRQSAQFSNYNFREYALRRTKDGFREHQHETEPRRVQELIQDGLQNLRMMKRQTVISQFYQLDKLVVEGQKTGKESGQEGGIVRQKDTGWD; from the exons ATGTCTGTTTCTGCTGTTTCGCGGGACACTGCCTTCCAGGCGCGGTCTCTG TTTCGATCTTTGCTTCGTCAGTCTGCTCAGTTCTCGAACTACAACTTTCGCGAGTACGCACTTCGGCGGACAAAGGATGGTTTCCGGGAGCACCAGCATGAGACTGAACCGCGGAGGGTACAAGAGTTAATTCAGGATGGTCTGCAGAATTTGCGAATGATGAAG AGGCAAACTGTTATCAGCCAGTTCTACCAATTGGATAAATTGGTTGTGGAGGGCCAGAAGACG ggaaaggaaagtGGACAAGAAGGTGGCATTGTCCGTCAGAAGGACACCGG CTGGGACTAA
- a CDS encoding uncharacterized protein (COG:S;~EggNog:ENOG410PPDI) translates to MPPTFRSSRSGRQFGDGANRTRTGQIDHDVFEGLPIRRWTRQVQTVSQEPKTEGTESEAPGHGGKQTIPEHPMPRDSHLLSPMSRALLRAARSGCIYIRPASKDLDDEEKEATDPEEQQSQQNLERNFAMRKWATVPKHLEAPEVEFLAKRRPGLPSLYGATAGTVDGANGSVPMRKTRFRKVDPATGNVSIYAAWVPEGHKIEGEITEDTQVTTEDNQATVTPEAPAPGTVIEGVGVVNAQGVVVAEAGSAAVLTPARRRPPPPKRKAKGLKGRRKKVMFAPGEGADAALVHGAGAGVGDNAANYERETGPSRLSVDQTTQDDEDDEGEEGEESDDGEGDESGVEAKTPETPGPQPSTEPEPEQASAPMPVKVETPTESQAPHPPKPESESEPQPGVEAPSAAHPALSENAPAGSPRPTNPTSSDQHTETTAAAAKTEDIEMADSMPTDNALRSSTPASETRSETQQQTRPDTAQPVSTGKAPSPSQGAKQSPAPEPATAETTGEQAEEPMDVTMAGSDESGPEPPRDQPVSMDMSAETPQPSMADQAQEQDSAPRQSGGNEFDLLDNLEASLENVPNETPVGEQKETAPEQKPGDAASQQAAPEPELTVPAQPPVDAPAERKPAETNKLAPKEPTAPPTEQLTPPDAEQTTTAGTAETSTVQQKQPSTEHRQSEDVPEAPAHPEHLPSNDPAVETETAQPITEELEQSPQEPVPERTPSENHSLPEATAEPSAAQDRPQESISGPATEAQVDVQATSEQEQQTVPAQPPAAPLAETVAEPAAEPTPETAPEHAPEQPQNPAQDPPQEPAQPQAEPATVSSAEPSVEQQLEAPAGVVGEQEGASGSAPSPTQ, encoded by the exons ATGCCCCCGACT TTTAGGTCGTCACGTTCTGGGCGCCAATTCGGCGATGGTGCCAATCGCACCAGAACCGGCCAGATTGACCACGATGTCTTTGAAGGACTACCCATTCGGCGATGGACGCGCCAGGTCCAGACAGTATCGCAAGAACCGAAAACCGAAGGTACAGAATCAGAAGCACCTGGACACGGCGGAAAACAAACCATTCCTGAGCATCCGATGCCTAGAGATAGTCATCTCCTAAGTCCAATGAGCCGGGCTCTCCTACGCGCCGCTCGTTCTGGGTGCATATACATTCGCCCAGCTTCGAAGGAccttgatgacgaggaaaaAGAGGCGACAGATCCAGAGGAACAGCAATCGCAGCAGAATTTGGAGCGTAATTTTGCGATGCGCAAGTGGGCCACAGTCCCTAAGCACCTGGAAGCGCCAGAAGTGGAATTCCTAGCAAAGAGGCGACCGGGATTGCCGTCTCTATATGGTGCCACAGCTGGGACTGTTGACGGCGCCAATGGATCAGTGCCAATGAGGAAAACCCGCTTCAGGAAGGTTGACCCTGCGACAGGGAACGTTTCAATTTACGCGGCCTGGGTTCCTGAAGGGCATAAGATCGAGGGCGAAATCACCGAAGATACTCAAGTAACGACCGAGGACAATCAAGCCACCGTGACTCCCGAGGCGCCCGCTCCGGGGACGGTCATTGAAGGAGTCGGCGTTGTCAATGCGCAGGGCGTAGTGGTTGCAGAGGCAGGATCAGCGGCCGTTCTTACTCCAGCAAGACGACGGCCTCCGCCTCCGAAGCGCAAGGCCAAAGGCTTAAAGGGTAGGAGAAAGAAGGTCATGTTTGCTCCAGGTGAAGGAGCCGACGCAGCCCTTGTTCATGGCGCTGGTGCGGGCGTTGGTGATAACGCTGCAAACTACGAAAGGGAGACAGGTCCGTCACGATTGTCAGTAGACCAAACAACtcaggatgacgaggatgatgagggcgaggaaggtgaagagagcgatgatggagaaggagacgagTCTGGCGTGGAAGCCAAAACCCCAGAAACACCTGGTCCACAACCTAGCACAGAGCCTGAACCGGAGCAGGCATCTGCTCCTATGCCAGTTAAGGTAGAGACACCCACAGAATCGCAAGCACCCCATCCGCCGAAGCCCGAGTCGGAGTCAGAGCCACAGCCAGGTGTAGAAGCTCCATCTGCAGCACATCCAGCTCTCTCTGAGAACGCTCCTGCTGGATCACCTCGCCCGACGAATCCTACATCCTCAGATCAACATACCGAAACAACGGCCGCTGCGGCTAAGACGGAAGATATTGAAATGGCAGATTCTATGCCTACAGATAACGCCCTTCGCTCTTCAACACCAGCCTCAGAAACGCGATCAGAaacacaacaacaaacaaggcCAGATACTGCTCAACCTGTGTCTACGGGAAAGGCCCCGTCGCCTTCCCAAGGGGCTAAACAATCGCCGGCCCCAGAGCCTGCCACAGCTGAAACGACTGGTGAGCAGGCAGAGGAGCCAATGGACGTGACCATGGCTGGATCAGATGAATCGGGTCCGGAGCCCCCTCGAGATCAACCAGTGAGCATGGACATGTCAGCGGAAACGCCACAACCCTCAATGGCGGATCAAGCTCAAGAACAGGATTCAGCTCCTCGGCAGTCGGGCGGAAACGAGTTTGATCTCTTGGATAACTTGGAAGCGAGTCTAGAAAACGTACCCAACGAGACCCCAGTTGGCgagcaaaaagaaacagCCCCGGAACAAAAGCCAGGTGATGCTGCCAGTCAACAGGCTGCACCAGAGCCTGAGCTTACAGTCCCGGCGCAACCACCCGTGGATGCGCCAGCGGAGCGCAAGCctgcagaaacaaacaaactTGCTCCCAAAGAGCCCACAGCGCCACCTACCGAACAACTTACACCGCCAGATGCAGAACAGACAACTACTGCGGGAACTGCAGAAACCTCCACTGTACAGCAAAAACAGCCTTCTACTGAGCATCGGCAATCAGAGGATGTACCCGAAGCACCTGCACACCCGGAGCATCTTCCCTCAAACGATCCTGCGGTAGAAACCGAAACTGCTCAACCCATAACGGAAGAATTGGAACAGAGCCCCCAAGAACCGGTCCCAGAGCGGACACCATCTGAAAACCATTCTCTACCTGAAGCCACAGCAGAACCGTCCGCCGCCCAAGACCGGCCTCAGGAATCGATCTCCGGACCCGCGACAGAGGCACAGGTAGATGTGCAAGCCACATCAGAACAGGAACAACAGACGGTACCCGCTCAGCCTCCAGCGGCACCCCTTGCAGAAACTGTAGCAGAGCCAGCGGCAGAGCCCACACCGGAAACTGCACCAGAGCATGCACCAGAACAACCACAAAATCCTGCTCAAGATCCTCCCCAAGAACCAGCTCAGCCTCAAGCTGAACCCGCTACTGTCTCATCCGCTGAGCCTTCAGTGGAACAACAGCTTGAAGCCCCCGCAGGCGTGGTGGGGGAACAAGAAGGAGCTTCTGGCAGtgcaccatcaccaacccaGTAA